In Lacibacter sp. H375, one DNA window encodes the following:
- a CDS encoding fumarylacetoacetate hydrolase family protein has product MKIFCVGRNYVEHAKELGNDVPDEPVIFLKPKSAFLQPHMPFYYPEFTNELHYEAELVLRVSKNGKYIQERHASKYYNAYTIGIDFTARDLQQQLKEKGLPWEISKAWDNSAAVGKFIDIKPGMNLGNINFCLYKNKEMVQQANSSQMIFTFDQIVAYVSQFFSLNIGDLIFTGTPVGVGECVVGDILEGFIEDDSLLEVEIK; this is encoded by the coding sequence ATGAAAATCTTTTGCGTAGGGCGTAACTACGTTGAACATGCCAAAGAACTGGGCAATGATGTGCCGGATGAGCCTGTGATCTTTCTCAAGCCGAAAAGTGCATTCCTTCAACCGCACATGCCTTTCTATTACCCCGAATTCACCAACGAACTTCACTACGAGGCCGAGCTGGTGCTACGTGTTTCAAAAAACGGGAAATACATTCAGGAACGTCATGCTTCCAAATACTATAATGCTTACACCATCGGCATTGATTTTACAGCCCGTGATCTGCAACAACAACTGAAAGAAAAAGGATTGCCTTGGGAAATTTCCAAAGCATGGGATAATTCTGCAGCTGTTGGTAAGTTTATCGACATCAAGCCTGGTATGAACCTCGGTAACATCAATTTCTGTTTATACAAAAACAAAGAAATGGTGCAGCAGGCAAACAGCAGCCAGATGATCTTTACGTTCGACCAGATCGTTGCATACGTATCGCAATTCTTTTCACTCAATATTGGTGATTTGATCTTCACCGGAACACCGGTTGGTGTTGGTGAATGTGTGGTAGGTGATATATTGGAAGGATTTAT